The genomic region TGCTTGGCTGATGAATAGAGGATCTTCTGCTAATGAATCGATGCTTAATTTGCACCTATTAGAAGACGTTTTAGGTTGGATTGGTGTTTTAATTGTTAGTATTGTGGTGAAATATACAGAGTGGTATATATTAGATCCTATTTTATCACTTATAATTGCTGCATTTATTATCTGGCAAGCATGGCCCCTTTTTAAAGAAACTGCTCAAATCTTTTTAGAAGTTGTTCCAAGCGAGATTGATATAGAAGCTATTAGAGAAGAAATTTTAAATATTTCGGGTGTCCATTCCCTCGCTCATTTACATATTTGGTCTATTGATGGTGAAGAACATGCCATGTCTGTTACAATCAGTACCGATAATTTTTCGAATGATGGACGGGAAAAATTAAAGGAAAAAATTCGTAGCTTGGTTATACCATTAAACGTTACGCATACAACAATTGAAACCATCGCTGATCCAGATAACATTTTATAAACAAAAAAACCAAAGCAGATCGTGCTTTGGTTTTTTTGTTTTACTCGAGTCGATTCTTTTGATGTAAGAGAAAATCATCTACCCACTGTTGGCTTGGTTCTATTACTTTTGTTTGCCCAGCATCATTTTGCTTAGCTATATAAATAGTTGGTTTTTGTTTTTCGGTCGCAACTACAAAGGTAAAATCAACATTAGTCGCAACTCCCCACTCACCGTTTTTATTCATACAAATTAAAGACATGGCTCCTACTTTGCCAGCTTTTTTCAGTAATTTTCTTTCAAAATCAGTCAATGTTTGCTGAGCTGCTTCCATTGGTAGAAGTCCTGCTTCCATTTTCCTAACAATCTCATAACTTAGGATTCCTTTCATTAAATCTTCCCCAAGTCCCGTGGCAGTAGCACCGCCACTATCACTATCTACATAGAAGCCAGACCCTGGCAGAGCAGAATCGCCGATGCGACCGTCCTTCTTCATAAAGAGGCCACTGCTAGATGTTCCAGCTACCATGTGTCCCTTTGGATCTAATACAACTACCCCAATTGTGTCATGCCCATCATAGGGTGTTATTTCGCCTGTTTTAACATGATTAATTCGTTCTTGATAACGCGCGTTTGAACCTTCTGTTAATAAGGTTTCTATCTTAAAGCCATTCAGTGAAGCATAACTTTGTGCGCCTTTTCCGACTAGAAAGGAATTAAAGCGCTCTGAACTTAATTTTTTTGCAA from Jeotgalibaca dankookensis harbors:
- a CDS encoding N(4)-(beta-N-acetylglucosaminyl)-L-asparaginase is translated as MSYGVIATWRMAYQAVLNNIGTLANESDAGQTLEAVISEVENFPNYISVGYGGLPNQDGKVQLDGAFMDGSTFEIGAVAGMENVKNPISVAKKLSSERFNSFLVGKGAQSYASLNGFKIETLLTEGSNARYQERINHVKTGEITPYDGHDTIGVVVLDPKGHMVAGTSSSGLFMKKDGRIGDSALPGSGFYVDSDSGGATATGLGEDLMKGILSYEIVRKMEAGLLPMEAAQQTLTDFERKLLKKAGKVGAMSLICMNKNGEWGVATNVDFTFVVATEKQKPTIYIAKQNDAGQTKVIEPSQQWVDDFLLHQKNRLE